The genomic segment ccaaaatcttaactcgagagatcggtctatatggcagctatatccaaatctgggccgatctgagcaatattgaagaaagatgtcgggtggcctaacataactcactataccaaatttcagcaaaattgggtaataaatgtggcttttatgggcctaagaccctaaatcagcggatcggtcaatatggcagcaatatcccaatctggatcgatctgggccaaattgaaaaaagatgtcgaagggtctcacacaactcactgtcccaaatttcagcaaaattggataataaatatggcttttatgggtctgaggccctaaatcagcggatcggtctatatgggggctgtatcaagatatagtccgatatatatatcttcgtacttaacctgcttatggacaaaaaaaaaaaaaaaatctgtgcaaagtttcagctcaatttctctatttttaaagactgtagcgtgattccaaaagacaggcggacagacggacggacatggctagatcgtcttagatttttgagcTGATCAGTATATACtctatatggtcggaaatggatatttcgatatgttgcaaacggaatgacaaaacgaatatacccacatcctttggtggtgggtagaaaaacCAACAATTTTCTGTATTTATGCTTCTTCTTATTTTactgaaaattaattcctcattttcatgaccttcatttaaggaaaattaattttcatatatactcGTCGCttttctggaaaaatatctttcgattgatgtgAATGTCATTAAAATCCCTTCATACGTTTGGCCGTATACGTACCACAAAATCGCCTTTTTAATAACCTTGGCCCtgtaataatatatatatttggaccGTTTTTCCATACAAGTGTGACCACAATGCAATGGCACATTTGAGTATTTCGACAACTTTAGATAAGAGGCAGGCGGCAATCAGTATTATCAGTTGAAACGATTATTGCTACAATGCGTTTCATGTTAAACGGTTTCACTTTGCATTTCAAATGTCTCGCCTTTCGCACACTTTTAAGGCAAATGATAACATTCTCTAATCTAAGCATTTTAACGGTCAAATGCAATATGATGAATTCAGTATAGAATTGTTGATCGTTTATTTCGTATGTTGTTGCCCGCAGTCCAGTGAAAATATTTTACCTAATATTACTCATAAAATTGATTTGGAAATATAAAAACCTCCGCAAAATGGTGCCCACACCAAATAGTTCTCTTAAAGAGGAAGACATTGAAATTCGAGTGATCACACAGCAGGACTACAAGAGGGTGTTGGACTTCTTGTCGCTCTATTTTTTCGGCAATGAACCGTTGACGAACAGCAGCGAACCCAAGGATGAGGTGGTGGTGGGCGTTGACTTTGTAATGAGCAACATAGAACATGGCACCTGTCTGATGGCCGTTCTGAAGGGGTCAGATGAAATAATGGGTCTTACCATGACCGGCCCAAAGGGCCCCGATGAAGCTGAACACATGCAAAAAGCAGCCGATGCCGAGGGCAATACCAAATGGGGCAAGATTTTACAATTTCTGGCAAAGGTCGAAAGGGATTCCAATGTCTACGAACGCTACAATGTCACCAAGGTGTTGCATGTTCTGGCCACATGTGTGGATGTCAAAATGCGGGGCATGAACCTGGGAGCTCGCCTCTATAATGCCGCACTCGAAATGGCCAAATCGATGGGCTACGAATTGTTGACAGCCGACTGCACCAGCTTCTACTCGGCTCGCATAAAAGAAAATCTAGGCTGGGACCGCATAAATGTGGCTCCCTACAAAGATTTCTATGTGGACGGCAAGCAGGTGTTTTGCCCCGATCCTCCACATGAGAGCTGTACAACGTATGCCATTCGAATTTGAAGATAAGATGTCACACATCTTATCTTGGGGAGTGTGAAGAAGTGATTGTTTGTAGCCTTAAGCATTACAAATTGATAAACAAAATGAGCAAAGTGTTTTAGTGTGTGTGCTTTAGTAAtaagcttaaaatttttaaaaagtaatacataaataaaaaaatcaaattctaTTGGTTAAGAATCGTCAAATGTCAAACATTATAAAAAGAAGGAAATTTTCCTAATTTGCAAATTGTCTGCCGGCTACTGttggatatttttataccctccaccataggatggaggtataccaattttgtcaatctgtttgtaacacctcgaaatatgcgtctaagaccccgtaaagtatatatattcttaattgtcatgtcattttaagtcgatctagctatgtccgtccgtccgtccgtctgtctgtcgaaagcacgcaaactttcgaaggtgtaaggttagccgctttaaattttgcacagataccatttgttagtgtaggtctgctgggattgtaaatgggccaaaccggaccatgttttatatagctgccatatgaaccgatctttggtcttgacttcttgagcctctagagggcgcagttctcgtccgatttgactgaaattttttacgactggcggacagacggacggatagggctagatcgatttaaaatgtcatgacgatcaatgatatatatatatatatattatggggttttagatgcatatttcgaggtgttacaaacagaatgaccaaattaatatacccccatccaatggtggagggtataaaaatggtattctATGAGCCAACATGTAaaattgtgagatcggtctagatggcatATGTATCCAAATAAAGTCTGACTTGGACTTTATTTAGACAGGCTTTCGTAATTCCATGAAATCAAGATGCTAAATCTGGAAATCGTAATGGAATAAAGTCCCTTTGGGCCGTAGTGTTCATGAGTGTCAAATGTTTTATCCAAAAAATAGGTATTTATAATATagtgtgattttttaagagctatagaaaagttattaaaaaaaaaacaagtaaaaaggcgttaaattcggccgggccgaactttggatacccaccatctcgggtatatataaaccacctttcgtcttagtccgatgaaaaatgcattatttatgcccacatagcagctatatcgaaaagcaactcactgttccacatttcggcgacaaatccttaaatcgagagatcggtctatattcaaatctggaccgatctgggccaaatttaaaaaatacgtcgaagggcctaacataattcactgtcccaaatttcgacgacatcggacaataaatgtggattttatgggcctaagaccctaaataggagcatcggtttttatgacagctatatccaaatctagtccaatctgggcaaaatttcagaaagttgtcaaagagcctaatgcaactcactgttccacatttcggcgacatcggacaataaatcctccttctatgggcccaaaaccttaaatcgagagatcggtctatatggcagctatattcaaatctggactgatctgaccgatcaaattgaagaaagacgaagaagggcctaacataattcactgtcccaaatttcgacgacatcgaacaataaatgtggattttatgggcctaagactctaaatcggagcattggtctttatgacagctatatccaaatctggaccgatctgggtaaaattgacgaaagatgtcgaagggccttacataagtcactgtcccaaatatcatcaaaatcggataataaatgtggcttttatgggcctaagatcgcaaatcggaggatcggtctatatgggggctatatcaagatatagttcgaagttaacctgctattggacaaaaaagaatctgtgcaaagtttcagctcaatatctctatttttaaagactgtagcgtgatttcaacagacaggcggagagACGGACTGATATAAATatctacatcgtcttagatttttaccttGATCAAAaatacattgggttgcccaaaaagtaattgcggattttttaaaagaaagtaaatgcatttttaataaaacttagaatgaactttaatcaaatatactttttttacactttttttctaaagcaagctaaaagtaacagctgataactgacagaagaaagaatgcaattacagagtcacaagttgtcaacgccgactatatgaaaaatccgcaattactttatagggtcggaaatgaatatttctatgtgttgcaaacggaaatgacaaaatgaatatacccccatccttcggtggtgtgtataaaaaataaaacaaatataattcagaaaaaaagcatgaaatctttatttgaatcgatagtacggtcatgcgaatgttgaccgtgactgcgcctcaaatggtccatctgcttaatccaattttggcatactctttccaaaatttcgaccggtatctcacgaataaatgttcaatgttgtcttccagtaCATcagttgaagcgggcttgtcatTATAGACATGCACGATCaaggcggtcaattgaccggtcgcgaacgtgaaattaaatgttcaccgaactcgcttctTAATAAGTTcactgttacgcgtgctgtatggcatgtgCACCACAGCATGTGTTGAAACCACATCCCATGCAAGTCAATCTCTTTCATTTTGGGCTAAAAAAAGTTAGATaacatctcacgatagcgctcaccattcacagttatgatacgattcgcatcatctttgaagaagtacggtccaatgatgacaccagcccataaaccgcaccaaactatgattttttttctggatgcattggtagctcttgcaatgctactggctgatcttcactccaaaatcgaaaatgttgcttatttatgtacccattgagcttcgtcactgaacacaattttgatgacgatgaattttcttaactgAATACGCATTTTTAGAGCAAAGTTCAATAATTTACAACCActgttcatttgtaagacgattcatggttaaattatagacgaaactgaagatgtttgatagtaaaaaaaaaacacgaaaagtgcgtgagctgtttaaccAGTGTTGCTGAAAAGATAATagcaaaaaatcaccctttactacgaaaccaaagtatatgtatatggaATTTAAAGCTGATGCACCAACTGTACCCTGTGCCACTACTGCGACTGTAATAAAATGTACGGTTTGACTCATGTGGAGTTCTTTATCCACTCTAGTGAAATGCCTGATTACATAAAAAAAGCCTGATTAcatttctaataaaaataaaaattagcatAAAGCTGTACTCCTTTGAAAGCTATTAAAGTTTCGAATACAGACATTACTATATCAAGacatttctctgagtgtagctTAATTAAATCACCCCATTAATTATACTAGAATGCGAATATTTTGTCCCATTCAATTTGGGCTTAAAAACTTGCTCCTCAAGACCGTATTCTATTTTTAACCATATTTCTATTCAAAGTACGAATAGTACTGCGGTATATCCAACTCTTTGATTCGTTTGTAGCAACTAGTTTAGGGAAGTTTAATGAAGATGCTAAACATGGCACTGTGggtgaaaatcaaaacaatacATGTTTTGTTTGGTTAAAGGGAGGGGGTTAAggcaaagccgaccttttgatacttTAGCATCAACGAGAGATGGAAAGTTCACTATGGAGTGTAAATGAGCAGCAAGAAACGGGTTGAGAACCAACCCAAGGAAGGCGAAGCTTCTGCTCTTCACTcggagatataagataccggatttCAGACTCCATATTTTTACGGGACCAGGAACAGGAACTTACTTACGGTTCCCCTCAAGACTAGAAAAGTGTCCCCTagatcgaaaccgtggttctcccgggatattcgttcggctattcacaagaggaatatgtcgcatcgcagatggagacgtttcaggacgcaTGAGTaacatgatgcctttcgctcagcaagagaccacgtcaataagttgattaagatagcgaagaaagacttattacagacgctttacttctgcaataggctccaagagaacgtggaaggttattcgagacataaGAATTGGGAAGGATACTAAtaaatgttcaacaaacttggacatcaatgggtttaatgatgcctttgttaatgtcctacagatcccaatttctatggcttcgaTATCTTcccctctctcgatgacgactctggttttggcttatgctgtattggtcccgccgatgtccttgagtgtgtagcgactgtaaagtctaacgctgtcggatctgatggcattgatcctagatttgtaagactcttgctcccccttattattcttCATGTAACCTaagttttcaataggattttgaccacgagttactttccattagcgtcGAAACATGCCaaggaatataaaccaattgggattctttgttacttgtcaaaggtctttgggaaattgttgtatttgcaaatgtcttcttttgtcaacgagaactctttgttataaagggtgatttttttgaggttaggattttcatgcattagtatttgacagatcacgtgggatttcagacatggtgtcaaagagaaagatgctcagtatgctttgacatttcatcatgaatagacttactaacgagcaacgcttgcaaagcattgaattttattaccaaaatcagtgttcggttcgaaatgtgttcattcaccgtaacgttgcgtccaacagcatctttgaaaaaataccacaccaaacagtgcatttttcgggatgcatgggcagttcttgatcggcttctggttgctcttcactccaaatgcggcaattttgcttatttacgtagccattcaaccagaaatgagcctcatcgctgaacggtgaatgaacacatttcgaaccgaacactgattttggtaataaaattcaatgatttgcaagcgttgctcgttagtaagtctattcatgatgaaatgtcaaagcatactgagcatctttctctttgacaccatgtctgaaatcccacgtgatctgtcaaatactaatgcatgaaaatcctaacctcaaaaaaatcaccctttacatatgtgagacagtccgggtttcgacctaaccacagctgcaTAACTGAGAGGCTACTGAGAGGATCaaggtcaatttggagaatcaCAAGAtgaatttccttgttcttcttgatcattctaaggcatttgacactgtggatcattccttgttatgtaataagatgagacatctttacaatttttcttctacgtccgttcgtcttattttgtcgtacctgtcacaccgcactcagttcgtcagttataagtcttctgtatcatcacctctgcttgtttcaaaaggtgttcctcagggaacttctctcttctcttttcattgtacagtaatgacttggcgagtcaattgtcttattgtgaggtacatacatatgtacgctgacgatgtacaaatatatatcgaaagtccgagggatgagattgctaaAAGCacacgtctgcttaatcatgatctgtcaagagtcagcacgtgggcgaaagccaatggcctgtgtctcaaccctttaaagtccaagtgtgttgttatcagaaacaggctgtctcgtttttcatgtgatgtcggtatattcattaacgactctagattggaaatcgttcctcatgcaaagaacttgggcgtggttattaacagcactctgacttggagtaatcatatcgactctgtcgttggtcagggatattcaaaattgcgtgctctctgcgCCACTCAGTCGGTAAgatctctcttggcaaagacttatcttgttcctggcattctctacggctgtgagttgtttgcttaTTGCGTCTTGGTAAGTAGACGTTAGCGAAACGCctttttttaatagcgttactcgttatttATTtcgcttgagacggcgcgattccatctctgaatactctttatccctGTTGGCGTCTCCTTGCAGCACTTGTTGTACCtgagatcgcttactttcctgcataaactgatctacacgcaggcaccacaatatctgtatggattcattgatttcgccagatctattagaggtaaaaaaaatcattcccaaaatttattggaggcttgtttctgaatagaatatgttcatattcgctatACGTCTCTAGAActcacttcctaacgatctgcaattactcatctgcatttaaaaccagactttggaaacattttactgcattaagttgatgaatattaagactcatttatttatttttattctggtatacttaccttaatttctttttttttcggatcaactaagtcttTTAATTCCTCTCTAATTGATgaattcatttttgttttttttttttttaaacagtcatttataaaccgatcggctgGATTACTTTTAAAAGATAGAACTCGTGCCAAtctacaaaaaacaagctgaaaagtGTGGAATATCTCTAATGGTTTATAAGATTGGacttaaaataattttgtataccctccaccatagaatgggcagtaaatgggccaaatcggtccatgttttgatatagctgccatataaacctatcttgggtcttgacttcttgagcatctaaaggacgcaattcttatccaattttgcagagattttgcacgtggtgttttggtatcacttctaacaactgtgccaagtattgttaaaatcgattcataatctgatatagctgccatataagccgacctggggtcttgacttcttgagccactagagggcgcaatactcatctgctttgttgtttgttatgacttccaacaactgcgctaaatttggatcaaatcggcctataacctaatatagttgccacataaaccgatcttggatcttgacttcttgaaccactagagggcgcaattcttatacgatttggctgaaattttgcatcaagtgttttattttgacttctagCTGTGACGcgaatgatctaaatcggtttataacctgatatagttcccatattaatcgatcgcTGATTTAGCTTTCTTCAGCCTCCAGAGGgtacaattattacccgatttggctgaatcactagagggcgcaattcttatacgatttggctgaaattttgcatctagtgttttattttgacttctaacTGTGAcgagaatagtttaaatcggttcataacctgatatagttcccatataaatcgatcgctgaTTTTGCTCTCTTCAGCctccagagggtgcaattattacccgatttggcatgaggtgttttggttagaccatcaataactgtgccaagtatggtctatattGGTTCTGGTTTAGTTgcaattttgaatgaagtgctTTGGTtagactatcaacaactgtgcccagtatggcccttatcggttcataacctgatatagcttccatcggtttattacctgatatagttcccatataaatcgatctcggatcttgccttctagagccgctggagggcgcttatattaaccgatttggctgaaattttgcataaagtggttTGATTCgacattcaacaactatgccaagtatggtctttatcgggtcacaacctgatatagttcccatataaaccaatctcccgattatagttcttgagcctcaagaggcagcaattattacccgattgagctgacattttgcacaacaactTCTTGTGTGACTTTTAagatacgtgttaaatatggtctaaatcagtctataagctgatatgtCTCACCCAATGTGCCATGAGTCTTctaaatcataaaattttaattcttcAATTTCGCAATATATTTAACGTTATTCGCtttcattttgcatttttaatcaGCCACTTTAAGCTGTCTAGTCAAATTCATGCTAATGTCTAGTTCATAGTAGTTCTCTGCTCATACCAAACGTTATATACATTTTGCTCCCGAAATAGATTTTTTCGCCTAAGTTATTCACGATTATTATCATATAACAAAGTGTAATGACTCCGAATCCAAATAATTCCTTGAGTGAAGATGATGACATTGAAATTAGAGTGATCACGGAGGCAGATAGTAAGAAGACCTGGGATTTGATGAGCACTTATTTCTTTCCTGATGAGCCGTTGGCATACAGCAGTGAACCCAGGAATGAGCTTTTAGTAGGCAAAGCCCACAAAGACCATGGTACATGTCTGATGGCTGTACTTAAGTCAACCAATGGAATAGTTGGCGTCTGTATTTGTGGACCAAAGGGCCCTGAAGAAGCGGAACATATGCAAAAAGATGCTGATGCGGCTGGCAAAACCAAATggggtaaaattttttattttctggcAAAGCTTGAGCGAGATGCGAATGTCTACTAGAGCTACAATGTAACAAAGGTGCTGCACCTCATCACCACTTGTGTGAATGCCAAAATGAGGAGCTACCATATCGGAGCTCGACTCTATAATGCAGCCCGTGTCTGGCTATTGCAAAGGATATTGAGTTTTTGGCAGCCTCCGACAATCCGCCTCCGACAATCCGCCTCCGACAATCCGCCTCCGACAATCCGCCTCCGACAACAAGCAGGAGTTTTGTCCTGATCTCCCACACGAGTGCTGTAAGACATATGCTAAACGTATCCCAAGAGGGGCGTAATTCGTTATTTGTGatgattttgttttataaattgcatttaaaataaaattaattaaaaagaagtaaaagcgtgctaagtttggccgggcggaatcttctataccctccacaatggatcgcatttgtcgagttcttttcacggcaactcttcttaggcaaaaaaaggatataagaaaagatttgctctgctattagagcgatatcaagatatggtccggtttggaccacaattaaattacatgttggagaactgtgtaaaatgtcagccaattcgaataagaatagcgccctttgggggctcaagaagtaaaatagagagatcgatttatatgggagcgggctatagatcgattcagatcataataaacacgtatgttgatggtcatgagaggatccgtagtacaaaattttaggcaaatcgaataataattgcgacctctggaggctcaagaagtcaaaatcccagatcagtttatatggcagtcatatcaggttatgaaccgatttgaaccttatttgacaaagttgttgaaagtaagaataaaatacttcatgaaaaatttcagccaaatcggataggaattgcgctctctagaagctcaagaagtcaagtccccagatcggtttatatggcagctatatcaaaacatggaccgatacagcccatttacaatcccagccgacctacatctataagaagtatttgtgcaaaatttcaagcggctagctttatttcttcgaaagttagcgtgattttgacagacagacggacggacggacggatggacgggcagacggacctacatggctagttcgacttaaaatgtcatgacgatcaagaatatatatactttatggggtctcaaacgaatatttcggggagttacaaaaagaatgacgaaattagtatacctccatcctatggtggagggtatcaaaatgttgcaatgcaattttttgctaagtgtttttatacccaccaccgtaggatagggggtcattccgtttgcaacacatcgaaatatcaatttcggaccctataaggtatgtatactttggatcgtcgtaaaattctaagacgaattaacgatatccgtgtgtctgtccatccgtctggtcaaatcggaccatatttggatatagctgctatatagaccgatctgccgataaagggtctaatgtccataaatgctttattttttatccgatttcgctgaaattttaaacagtgagtagtttaaagcttctcgataactgacctaaatatggttcaaatcggatgttatttagctatagctgccataaagaccgaactgccgataaagggtctgaagactaatttgctaattttgcccataaacattccactaaagaacaggggaaaacttctcatatatcaaatgaatgcagtccgattcaagtttaagctcaatgctaaggggtctcctttttatagccgagtctgaacggcgtgccgcagtgcgacatctctttggagagcagtttaacatggcatagtacctcacatatgttgccagcaataagaggggaaaaccaccgctgaaaatttttctgatagtctcgccaggattcgaacctaggcgtccagcgtcatgctatgcggacatactaacctctgcactacggtggccttctccgggtctgaagactataaaagacttatttattatccgatttcgttgaaatttgcaaaaatgggttattttaagcttcccgacatctgacctaaatatggattagatcggtccatatttagatagagctgccatatagaccgatctcccgataaaggttctgaatgtcataaaagctttatttattacccgaatttgctgaaatataaaacagtgggttattttaagctttccaACGTCTGACCTAAATAGGGTTCTGATCGagctaatttagatatagctgccatatagaccaatttcccgataaagggtctgagggccattaaagctttatttattacccgatttcgctgaaatttacaacagtgggttatttcaagcctctCAAGATCTTAcctaattatggttcagatcggatcggACTCAACTGTGAATAATTTCGAAATGCCTCAACCGTTgcacaatttaaaatttgtcaaatttgcTCGTTTCTCCCATTGTGCGATGGATTTGCCAAATCGTTAAGTTagcatttttaattttgcaatatGGCTATGCTACCGCtttcattttgcatttttaatgaatctCTCTTCGCTGGCTGAACAACAGGTCTTACCAGAATAGAATCCCAGTGAAGTGGTCAATTTCATGCTGACATTTATTTCAGAATAGTTCAGTGATCATTCTAAACGGCACCAGTGTTATTTCTGCTTTTCTTTTCGGTCTCTTTGTTTCTAATACTAAACAAATAATGGCTCCGAATCATAGTCATTGCTTGAGTGAAGATGACATT from the Stomoxys calcitrans chromosome 1, idStoCalc2.1, whole genome shotgun sequence genome contains:
- the LOC106091898 gene encoding uncharacterized protein LOC106091898, whose product is MTPNPNNSLSEDDDIEIRVITEADSKKTWDLMSTYFFPDEPLAYSSEPRNELLVGKAHKDHGTCLMAVLKSTNGIVGVCICGPKGPEEAEHMQKDADAAGKTKWGKIFYFLAKLERDANVY
- the LOC106091902 gene encoding uncharacterized protein LOC106091902: MVPTPNSSLKEEDIEIRVITQQDYKRVLDFLSLYFFGNEPLTNSSEPKDEVVVGVDFVMSNIEHGTCLMAVLKGSDEIMGLTMTGPKGPDEAEHMQKAADAEGNTKWGKILQFLAKVERDSNVYERYNVTKVLHVLATCVDVKMRGMNLGARLYNAALEMAKSMGYELLTADCTSFYSARIKENLGWDRINVAPYKDFYVDGKQVFCPDPPHESCTTYAIRI